One genomic window of Leopardus geoffroyi isolate Oge1 chromosome C3, O.geoffroyi_Oge1_pat1.0, whole genome shotgun sequence includes the following:
- the RHBG gene encoding ammonium transporter Rh type B: MAGSPRRAAGRRLQLPLLCLLLQGATAILFAAFVRYNPETDAALWHSGNRSSSDNEFYFRYPSFQDVHVMVCVGFGFLMAFLQRYGFSSVGFTFLLAAFALQWSTLIQGFFHSLHGGHIHVGVQSMINADFCAAAVLISFGAVLGKTGPAQLLLMALLEVLLFGVNEFVLLSLLGVKDAGGSMTIHTFGAYFGLVLSRVLYRPQLENSKHRQGSVYHSDLFAMIGTIFLWTFWPSFNSAPTTLGDGQHRTTLNTYYSLTASTLSTFALSALVGEHGRLDMVHIQNAALAGGVVVGTSGEMMLTPFGALAAGFLAGTVSTLGYKFFMPVLEAKFKLQDTCGVHNLHGMPGVLGALLGVLVAGLATHEAYGDGLGSVFPLVAEGQRSATAQAMYQLFGLLVTLTFASVGGGLGGLLLRLPFLDPPPGSQCYEDRIYWEVPGEREDKAQGSLRAEETDTRA, encoded by the exons ATGGCCGGGTCTCCCCGCCGCGCCGCGGGCCGGCGACTGCAGCTGCCCCTGCtgtgcctcctcctccagggcgCCACCGCCATCCTCTTTGCGGCCTTTGTCCGCTACAACCCCGAAACCGACGCCGCCCTCTGGCACTCGGGCAACCGCAGTAGCTCGGACAATGAATTTTACTTTCGCTACCCAA GTTTCCAGGACGTGCACGTCATGGTGTGTGTGGGCTTCGGCTTCCTCATGGCCTTCCTGCAGCGGTACGGCTTCAGCAGCGTCGGCTTCACCTTCCTCCTGGCCGCCTTTGCCCTGCAGTGGTCCACACTCATCCAAGGCTTCTTTCACTCCTTGCACGGCGGCCACATCCATGTTGGTGTGCAGAG CATGATCAACGCGGACTTCTGTGCCGCTGCTGTGCTCATCTCCTTCGGTGCCGTCCTGGGCAAGACGGGGCCGGCCCAGCTGCTGCTCATGGCCCTGCTGGAGGTGCTGCTATTTGGCGTCAACGAGTTCGTGCTCCTTAGTCTCCTGGGG gtgaAGGACGCAGGAGGGTCCATGACCATCCACACCTTTGGGGCCTACTTCGGGCTGGTCCTGTCCCGGGTCCTCTACAGGCCCCAGCTGGAGAACAGCAAGCATCGTCAGGGCTCCGTCTACCATTCGGACCTCTTTGCCATGATTG GGACCATCTTCCTGTGGACCTTCTGGCCCAGCTTCAACTCTGCGCCCACCACgctgggggatgggcagcacCGAACAACCCTGAACACGTACTACTCCCTGACCGCGAGCACCCTCAGCACCTTTGCCTTGTCAGCCCTCGTCGGGGAGCACGGCCGGCTGGACATG GTTCACATCCAGAACGCAGCGCTGGCCGGAGGGGTCGTAGTGGGGACGTCAGGTGAAATGATGCTGACGCCCTTTGGGGCCCTGGCAGCCGGCTTCCTGGCTGGGACGGTCTCCACGCTGGGGTACAAGTTCTTCATG CCTGTCCTTGAGGCGAAATTCAAACTCCAAGACACGTGTGGCGTCCACAACCTCCACGGGATGCCTGGGGTCCTGGGAGCCCTCCTGGGGGTCCTTGTGGCCGGGCTGGCCACCCACGAAGCTTATGGAGATGG cctGGGCAGTGTGTTTCCGCTCGTAGCCGAGGGCCAGCGCTCCGCCACGGCTCAGGCCATGTACCAACTCTTCGGGCTGCTTGTCACACTGACGTTTGCCTCTGTGGGCGGGGGCCTTGGAG gGCTCCTGCTGAGGCTGCCCTTCCTGGACCCCCCTCCAGGCTCCCAGTGCTACGAGGACCGGATTTACTGGGAG gTGCCTGGGGAACGCGAGGACAAAGCCCAGGGATCTCtgagggcagaggagacagacacCCGGGCCTAA